The Musa acuminata AAA Group cultivar baxijiao chromosome BXJ1-3, Cavendish_Baxijiao_AAA, whole genome shotgun sequence genome window below encodes:
- the LOC135632901 gene encoding uncharacterized protein LOC135632901, whose translation MKCKKHPYELGAGVCASCLRERLLALVAAQDGLAPRDYHYRNHRRTFDAPPAPPAPPVAFPRSVSPYLPPRRSAGSSASHHCDRRFFSTPQLGPTFGGEVDGGPSRSYGRFSVLKALFGHHRQEKVEVDWGYCEGSGSRSWFSALVPGIRRKKKQPQVSSAAEGEALPEQTRRSCRVVGRGMSPAMEEEEVDEIGYSSESSNGWRRPTPTPLRRISANTRSRHHHPRGLGGVSSFAVCLSPLMRVGPGGRHSHVAEPAAVSSELWGPASSVRRHRRATAAGAPRGLDPCRSRKLADFARFN comes from the coding sequence ATGAAGTGCAAGAAGCACCCGTACGAATTGGGCGCCGGTGTCTGCGCCTCCTGCCTCCGCGAGCGCCTCCTCGCCCTCGTCGCCGCCCAGGATGGGCTCGCCCCCCGTGACTACCACTACAGAAACCACCGCCGGACGTTCGACGCGCCACCGGCCCCTCCGGCACCCCCCGTCGCCTTCCCCCGGTCCGTGTCGCCTTACTTGCCTCCCCGCCGATCCGCCGGATCCAGCGCCTCCCACCACTGCGACCGCCGTTTCTTCAGCACCCCCCAGCTCGGCCCTACCTTCGGCGGCGAGGTCGATGGTGGTCCGAGCCGGAGCTACGGGCGGTTCTCCGTCCTCAAAGCCCTGTTCGGTCATCACAGACAGGAGAAGGTGGAGGTGGACTGGGGGTATTGCGAGGGTTCTGGATCGAGATCATGGTTCTCGGCGCTTGTTCCCGGCATCCGCCGGAAGAAGAAGCAACCTCAGGTCTCCTCGGCGGCCGAGGGGGAGGCGCTTCCGGAACAGACGAGGAGGTCGTGCCGGGTGGTGGGGCGGGGAATGTCGCCGgccatggaggaagaggaggtggacGAGATCGGATACTCGAGCGAGTCTTCGAACGGGTGGCGGCGTCCGACTCCGACGCCCCTGCGGCGGATCTCCGCTAACACccgcagccgccaccaccacccACGCGGCCTCGGCGGCGTATCGAGTTTCGCCGTCTGCCTGAGCCCGCTGATGAGGGTGGGCCCAGGCGGGAGGCACAGCCACGTGGCGGAACCGGCTGCCGTCTCCAGCGAGCTGTGGGGCCCGGCGAGCTCcgtccgccgccaccgccgcgcCACGGCCGCAGGCGCTCCGCGCGGGCTCGACCCCTGCCGGTCGAGGAAGCTGGCCGATTTCGCCCGGTTCAATTGA